The window gtcttattctggtgttccgctgttacttcctgtttccttccttattgcagttgctatgtctttagccatatcgcgggggtttcttagatagatgtcatgttctgtcatccctatacttatgcttgtttagtttattagacctgtgggtgtcttgactagtccccgtcactacttcaccgaggttagtcttgatacttacagggtaccgttatggtgtgctcatgctactcttctacacattgttttgtgcagatccaggtaattgttcgttagctagctgtgtggattgTTGttacggagactcaaggtaaacctgtcgctgcgttcgcaggcttcggagtcactttcaacttttcgttttgcactgtttattcttatttctggacagttgtatttagaagttttctatcAAACACTCTATAAAGCTTAttacttgtactaccggttttgggaactataagagattctatttaaataatattgttattttaattattgttaggcaaggactaggtgccatcacgatacccaaacggaggagaaattgggtcgtgacacacccataattagaagcaaatagtaatttaaaatacttatggggtaaattccctcttacaaggttaggcaagagacttacctcattctcaagctcactttcgGTCCACAAATTTTATCAAAGTCCTCAAGTTGATGCAGAACAaaccgaaactagccaaatattgcataaattaatcaatatatactcaaaagttcataacttAGCTATTATAGTGATTACCCAACCCGAATGGGAAGATTCCTAAAAAtttacctcgggcccacgtgcctggattccagaaatatttgaagataaatgttacccataacctcacaaactaaaatatataatttctactcgattccataaccattttcgtggtctaatcccatttttattaaaacctaggttttccaataatcttctaaaatttttaccatttctatgttaaaatctacccataatgcatgatttaaactcatattgtatagaAATAACTTACCTCAAAGTGATAGGTGAAAACCTCTCCTGAGAGAGCTCTAAATTCGACCAACATCTTTTATGGCTCAGAAAAATAACCCAGGTAAAACGGGAAAAATCATCTACAATAACAAAGGCATATTTTCTACCACCAATGCTAGTAGTTGGACCAAAAATATCCATATGCAAAAGTTGAAGAAGTTTTGTAgtagaaataatattttttgtttaaAATATGAACGAGTTTATTTTCCTAATTGACATGCATCACAAATTTGatcttttgaaaaatctagttttggaaGGACAATGACAAGATCACATTTGGAAAGTTTTTGAATAGTATGAATGCTATCATGTCCAAGCTTTTTATGACATAACCAGTGATCATCAATCATTGTAGCTAAGAAAATTTGATTCCCTAGACTGTCAATATTGCTAAGAGTATAGACATTTCTATCTCTACTTTTAGATAGAATAATTTTACCTGATTCATCTTCAATGAATCAACCATATTTTTTTAAACGAACCTCATAGTCACAGTCACATAGTTGACTGATGCTGAGCAGATTGTAACCAAGTTCGTCTATTAAGTATACCTCATCTACATCACATGATGAGCTAAGGGGAACTCTTCGTACTCCAATTATATTTCCTTTTGATTTGTCTCCGAAAGTGACAAATCCACCATCAAAATTAGTGACAAATTTGAATAATTATTTATCACCTGTCATATGTCTGGAACACGCGCTAACGAGATACTATTTTCCTTTTCGATTCTTCTTGCGGTGTTCCTGCAAAAAACAAATTATTTGATTTTAGGTACCTAAGCATGCTGGTCCTGGACGGTTAGTGTTCTCATTGTTAGCTTGGTTAGAGGCCTTGGGTCGCCAAACCCATCCTTTGTTATTCTTTAACCTGCAATAATTAGAGGTATGGCCAGATTTTCCGTAACAAAAACAAGATGGATTGATAGGACTTTCAGAAGTCTTATCTTTGAACCTGCAATGGTTAGATTTATGTCTATTTTGCCACAATGAATGCATGCGGTGTAAGTTCTTCCCCTAAATGAATTAGTATGAGAATTTGACTAGTTAGATCTAATGAAACTTTGACTGGTGGATTTTCTCAATCCATtcagttgaagttgaagttcatGAACTTCTTCTTGAAGCATGTCTTTTTTCTATTTCACATACTTCAAGTTTCATATCCCAGCCTTTCTTTTCTCGTTAAATCTTTCGAAACTAATTTAGGACCTTCTCAATGTCAATAAGTGCAATATCAAtaaattcttgaagttcattaCATTTGGGACACATGGGAGAACGTACCTCACTGGTTCCTTCATTTGCCATGTGACTAAGTTCACTTGAGTCTTCATCACTGTCATCATTCATAGCCATGAAATACATGATGGCAATTTCTTCATGAtcaaatttttcttcttcacTCCAAGCTCCAAAAGACCTTTTCTTTTGAAGGTTTCTACTGAGTCTTTTTTTCAGTTCTGGGCACTCTACTTGAATGTGTATGTGTTTTCCATATTCATAgcatttttcatcatttttgtcattttcattTCCCATCTTACCTTTTTTGAAGTTTAGCTTGCCTCTTCTATTGTTCCTGTTTCTCCTCATCATGCTTGTCACGACTTTGGAGAGCATAGCAATGTTTTTATCttgttctcctcctcctccttcttcttcttcttcaatttctaattcagccacaatttcttttaaaatgattatttttcttttctcttgaTGAACTTGCCTGTCTAAGTGTGTTTTCTCAAAAGCAATAAGGTCACCTCTGAGTTCATCATATGACATTCAAGAGCAATAACTTTGGGTTTCCAAATAGTGGGTAGACTTCTTAGGAATATTATGACTTGTTCTCCGCTTCTGGTTGGTTTACCAAAGATTTCAAGTCTCCAAGAATTTTGCTGAATCGAGAGAACATTTCTTCAACAGATTCTCCGTCTTTCATTTGAAATAGTTCATAGTCACATACAAGAAGATTAATTCTTGTCTCATTTATTTTGTTGGTTCCTTTATATGTGACTTCTAACTTGTCCCATATTTCTTTAGCAGTTTCACAGCTTGATATCTTTTCATACTCTTCACCACTAATGGCATTGTATAAAAGATTTTTAGCCTTAGCATTCACTTCGATAACAATTGCTTGTTCTTCGGTGTATTCATCTAAGTCCAGAGGATTAGGTGATATTATGATCTCATCATCTGTATCCTTCTTtggaaaaattagaaaattttCCTTTTTTATCACACACCATATTTTGATGTCGTATGACATTATATAGGTTTCCATATGTACTTTTCAGTGTGAAAAGTGTTGGCCATTGAAGTATGGTGGTCTTACTTGAAAAGTCCCTTCTTAAAATAGAGCTCCAACAACTGTGTTTGACGTCATGATCTTTTCCTCACTTGATGTTAGGCAATATTGTGAGTCCTTGCCCTCATACCAATTAAAATTACAAGGGGGTGAATTTTAACTAAATTAAAAACTTAGTTGACTCAGAAAAGAATTAGTCAACTTAACTTTATTAGTAGGTTTGATTGACGATGAAAATAAATTGTAAGAAATTTAAAAGCTGAGAACACAAAGGTTTTATACTGGTTCAATACCGGTGTGGTACCTACATCTagttcccttgggtcacaagggttctcttagatcttcaatAATTTGTTACAGTAGCAGTGGGTTTTTGGATCATTTACCACCAATGATTTTCAGCAACGATATTTTACAAACTTGACATGACTCTTGTTTTATTTTCTAACACTTCCTATCTATTGAGACACTAGTAAACTCGGGAATACAGTGTTTGAGCTAAGAACTAGAAAGGCATAGAAACAGTGGTAAGTTGCTTGATTGAATTCTTGAGTCTACCAGTCTTCTTATACGAGAATCTTGAGTAGCCGTTGCAGATTGACCCTTGATTGAGGCACAAAATATTCTAAGAGTTTTCACCCAATGGGTGTCTCAGAATCATGTTCAAGAGATTGGCTGGATTCATTTTCTTCATTCCTTTTCGTATTCATAATCAAGTGAGTGATTAGTGGTTTGACTTGATCGATCAATCTTCGGAATCTCTAGATTCCAAATCAATCCATGAAGTAAGGACTGTCTTCTTATAGCGATTGCATCTGATATGTTTTCTTTTTTATGGCCTTGACATCCTTTGATTTAGCATTGTCCTTGATGTACTTGATCTTGTTTCCTTTCTGATATCCTTGACATATTGACTTCCTTTGATTGAGCACTACCATCCTAATTTCCTCCAATCAAATAGATACAATTATATTTTCACTATTGTCACTATTCAAACTTAGGTGTAACAAAACAAACCTTTTTTACATAACAACTCCATTACCTATTAAATTCTTGAGTTCCTTAGGAAACAAGTTTATCTCATTGAGGAATAAAACCTAATTTGATCTCTTCTTCTCTAACTAtatagtctcccaaacttgatgATATGCGCATGAAAATTACCCTACTTAGATTTACATAAACCTAGCTAACATTAGACCTGAAGAAGAAAAACAATCAATGGAAGTAGCAGAGGCTTCACATGGTTGGATGCAATggctagttgagctagagatcgAGGTGTGGGTTTGGCTGAACCCAATAACTTTAGTTCAAATTCTCTATTtatcttaagaaatttaattaatagtatgtacaaattattaatttggaaTTCAGTAACTTAAAATGTCTAGAATtctgaacccataaaatttaaattttggcCGCGCCACTGCTCTGTGGTGGGATTTACGACCATACTTGGGAAAACCGGAAATGCAATTATATCTACACTGATGCTGATTGTTGTTTTAAGGGATCATTTTACTTTTGTTGCCAAAACTAAAGATGGTGAGCCAACACAAGttctattttatgacttgtccTAATTTTCTTATCATATTTGGATTCACCTATTATTTAAAGGAAGGGTAAATTATTTACCATAATTAATTGTACTTTTTTTTAAAGGAAAATATAGATCTCTTCCATATTTGACATATCTCttttttggaggaaaatattttgacCTCTATAAATTAAGAATTCCTCCTTCACATAACTATTGAATTCATAATGTAGTCTTTAcgagagtcttgtttatgaggaGTATTTAGATTAGTAGATTGGTGTAGACTAATGACCAAACAATATTAAATATACTTTTTTAGTATAATTTTTTCATTGTCTGATTTATCCACTACAAAAAAATAGCATTTAGCGACGGACATATCCCGTCGCTAAACATCTTATTTCTATCGCTAAACCAGTTTAGCGGCGGATTCAAATTGGTCTCTAAAATTCTCGTAGCTAAGCTCATAACGACGAAAAATACAAAATCGTCGCAGATCTAGCGAAGGATTAGCGATGCAATATATCTGTAGCAAAGTGTAGCGACTGAAAAAACCGTCGCTATTTTGCTTGGTTTCGTCGCTATTTGGACTAATTTTGTCGCTACAATTCATAACAAAATTCGTCGTTTGTTCTTATTAGCAACGAAAGAATCTGTCGCTAGTTCTTCCTGCTTTTAGTGATAAAAATCTTTTGTCGCCAATCTGTTGCAAGATTTAATTTTATGTGTTAATTTTAGCTACGAAAAATATCTGTCGCTAattgttttaattatttatttattattttaaatttaccTTATTCAAGCATATTACATAAATGCTATTAAATATACTTAATTAAAAGTGACTGatattaatataaattaataTTCAATAAGGTCCAAAATATATAGTATACTGCATATAACTATATAATTAAGTACAAACCATCCACAAACACCAACAATAAAATCTAAACAAAATAGGCTAACTATGTGAAGTTGGAGAGTCATAGTCATTATCAGAACCCAATGCATGAACCTCATCAATGTTAGCAGCAGTAAAAGAGGTAGGAACTGTAGGTGCCACATCTGATGGGTATTTGGTAAGATCAATATTTGGCTGATGCGAGAGTAAAGAAACTAATTCGCGTACCCGCTCAATGATTACATGAACTGTATGATCTGTCAGTACAGGAATCAATCGTGTCACTAACTCATCCAGATTCTCTATCGGTGTTGATTGAGTATTTGAAGGTGTTGCTGAGGATGTTGCATCAGATCCAAAAGAGTCACGAAGATTCGGCTTGTAGTAGCATTTTGCTTGAGATCCAAGACCACTCTTATTTTCTTTTCTCCTCCCGCAGTTTCGTAATATGTTTTACACTGATCAATGTCAGATTGACTATGTGTTTGTTGTTGtaatattttctgatatttttcaTGTAGAAGAGTTAATAATTAGTGAAATTGAAACATTAAAGAATACTGAGTGTTCAATTTACAAAATGAAAAAAGGTATGAAAGTAAAgtcaataaaattatttaaaaagttGACTTACATGTACGATCTGCGATTTCTCACCAACAAAAGATTTTTCATCATTACCATGTGTATGGACGTGCAAATATATCTCACTTGGTGTTGGATCTCAACCCTTTTTAACAGCCTATACAAAATATATTCAATTCAACAGATTGACAAAAagtatttgtataaaaatgagattgaaAAATAACATAGAAAAAAGAAGCAACTTAAGTAGAACAAAGAAACTAAAAACTAAACGAGTTCCCACCTTCAAAATCTTGTTAGTTTAAGGAGATAACCACAGGAATCTTGATTATTGAATTCACTGGAACTTTTCTCCACTCCACTAAATCTATAAATCTTGGATTGGGAGggcaaaatttataaatttatcaAGTGCGCTTAGCGATGTTTCTTTCTAGAACACAACAGAAAGAAAATTTGTATTGGCTATACATCAATTCGACCAAATTTAGATCATTTAAAGTTCAGATTGACTAAAAAAGTTACTATTTattgcttttatgtgaaaaagggTAAGTTGAAAGTTCGTTTCCACACGAGAAAGTTCCTACATCGTTCATAGTATCAGTTACGGGGTAACACCAAACATTTTCTATCGATGCTATACACACATGTTTGTGTTTGGCGCGCACCAGGTAGGGGGTCATACACAATCTAAAGGAAGTAcctaatttattttcaatttatGCTAAAACAGCTAGGGATGTTAACTACAACACAGATTTTATGTGGGCAAAGTATTTAGAATAAGATAACTTAAAAGACATGAGAACTTTTTTCTTTGGTGCCAAAATCTGTCTATTCTTGGTTTGTATGCCACTTTCTACTAAGCTTATGATAATAACAACAAAGGAATATAAAATACAAAGGGGTCAAACTTCCAACAGTGTCACAAGGATGCGTGTTTGGTGAAATGAACCTTACTACTTTTTTTTGTTTCATATCATTCGCcatgaaataaaaaatagaaagatTGAATGGCTGTAACGGATGTAGAAATTCATCTGACAGTTAATAGTACTATTTGGCCAATTCCTTTAACAAATGTCTTTTCAATTGTTAAGAAAGGTGCACTCTTGAAAACAAAAAGCTCAACAGCTAGCAAGAAAGAAATCAACACCTAAAATTCCTTTATCTAGCTGCTAACTTCAATTTCAGCACACATGACAAGCCAGAATTTTCCAAAAGAAATTCTCAAACAATAATTCCAAGTACTGAATATTAAAAGCAGAACAAGAGACAATCCGCAACCCACAACTTCAGGCAACTGATTTTAAATAACATTATCAGATTCGAATTAGTGCAAACTTAAATGAAATTTTCAGATATTTTAAATACACTTACAAGTCTCTTGAGATGCTCCCCAACATAGATAGAGCCACCCGTGTGAGTCCCAGTGGCAACTCCGCTTCCACTCGTACATTTTCTTGTAAGAGATTAATTTCCTCTTACGAGAACAGACACGACGTTTGTACCTCTGGTGGCCACAAAATTTGCAAAATGCGAGGTACTCATCTTCACCCCAATACAACATACATCCAAAATTACAACAATCAATCTTTTCAACTGGCAAACCTAAGCTACACACTAGCTTCGTTGTCTCATAATAGTTATTAAGCACTGTATTATCTTCTGGTAAAGCCTCTTTCAACAGTTGCATCATTTGGTTATAGCCTTTTTGTGATAAAGTGTTCTCCATTTTAATATTTAGCATCCTAAAAATTACTGCGAGTTGAGAGAGGGAAGAATCAGGGTATAAATTTACATCAGCGGGATGTAGAAAATCATAAAACCTTTGTCACTCAAGATTAGGCTCCTCCTCCATTGAAGGATTAGGCTTCTCCTCCATTGAaggtttgtaacgacccgaccagtagTTTTGAGAATTAACGACCCGTTTGGaggcttaaggtctcgaacagcttcgtattatgttttatgacttgcgtgtgtggtcaagTTCAGTTTTCAGATGACTCagggtcaatttggaagaaggattcttgttttagaagcttaagcggtaagagttgaccggaatttgactttggTATAGACGACTCTGAAATGTCATTTTGACGAtcccaatagcttcgtatggtgaatttggaccTAGGCATGCTTCCAGATTTGGATTTAGAGGTCTGTAGGATAATTTAAAGTATTTTGGCGAatattggaaagttgaagttttagaATGTTTAGAGGTTTGACCGGAAATTGACTTTTGTCGATATCAGGCTTGGATTAAGATTCCAAGAGTTGGattagatctgttatgtcatttgagacttgcatgcaaaatttaacgTTATTCCGGGTTGagttgatatgtttcggcacgagttttggaagttggaagatttggaaattcataagtttgattccaggtgcgattcgtagtttcgacattatttgatgtgatttaaggcctcaagTAGCTCCGTGTTATGCTATgaaacttgttggcatatttCGACGGGGTCCgaagggcctcaggtgtgtttcgaatGGGCAATGGGTCGTTTTCTTATGTTTTCAAATGCCGAAGTTCCGGTGTCTGAtgtccttctacgcgatcacacGATCACGAAGATACAGACGCAATCGCGTAGGTTGTTTGTTGAGTGACCCATTTTCCTTATTCGCGTTCGCAGTGTATGGTTCGTGATCGTGAACGTGTAAATTCTTCTGCATCGCGTTCGCATTCTCTCTTCCATGTTCACATATAGTTGGCCATGCTAGGGAGTCCACTTtattccttcgcgttcgcatgtctaccttcgcgatcgcgtatttTCAGGCAGTCTTGAACCGCATTCGCATCAccttattcgcgatcgcgtattGCATTCTTGGCAGCTggtaattttcttcttcgcgaccGCATATTGATGTTCGCGATCGCAATTCATGTTACCTGGGCAACAAAATATAATTCCAAAATCATTGGTTTTGTCCATTTTTCTTCTtctgagctagagacctcggatttgagcgtattttgaggggttcttcatgtgttcgattggggtaagtgttctttatccgatatttattgtatttcatgattttatctttatttttatcatttaattagtagtTTGAGTTAGGGATAATgagaaaaactttcaaaaatgtaaaacgaTGATTTGAAGGACAAATTGATGTCGGAGATTGATAATTTTggtgtggttgaactcgtatcggaatgggtgttcgggttttgtaaattttatcgggttccgagatgcgggctcAGGGGttaacttttgggttgactttttagtgtTAATTAAAGATCGAAGATTTATTATACGGATtggtttcctatgagttttatttataatttgaagttattttggctagatttgagctatccgtaGGTTGTTTCActtgagaaggtcattttagagtatcggtctagcttctttgaggtaagtatcttgcctaactatgtgtgggaaaactaccccttaggatttgagtcatttgtacTAATTGTGTCACGTGAAGGTCCTGtacgtgagatgacgagtacgtgtTCGggcttatgtcacgacccaaaaacctaatctgtcgtgatggcacttatcgagaaactaggcaagccgactcatttccaaacaaaccgatattttttatttcaaagataatttcaatactagttaacataaaaccttcatttaaggagttcaaatcaaagaaaacaaaagtgcagaaaagaaaagcccgatatcggggtgtcactagtcatgagcatctactacaatctgtctaacaatatcaaggctaacccagcctgaaaaataactaaatacaactagaggaagataagagggagaagagcaggggctgcgattgccaaataactaccttgctatctccaagaaaatctacaatCAGAACACTaaataactgctaccgtgtccagctacacctgaatctgcacacaaggtgtagagagtaacgtgagtatgccaactcagtaagtaacaacaataaataaagactgagcagtagtgacgagcaataaagcatataatgttcatatcaggaaatctcaataaaataccacatgcttttaaaatcaggatttgaatcaaacatctcgtttaaacccagttccagtaaaaatcatttaaagatatttttccaacagtttttaaaacaaaggctcaatgcaaaggtgagaaaaaatgatgaaatcataaacagcccctcgggtaaaacatcactcatatacagcccctcgggcaaacctcacagtcactcttgccactcgggcatacctcacaatcactcatgcctccctgTCACTCagaactcggcactcgcactcagtaggtacctgcgctcactaggggtgtgtatagactccggaggggctccttcagcccaagcactataatctgcacggacaactcacgtgctgcacggacaactcacgtgctataataataaagtatgttgcaggcggacagccccgatccacactcatcctcataaatcaggccctcggcctcactcagtcataaatatgcaacaggcgaaaagccccgatccacactcatcctcacaaatcaggccctcggcctcactcagtcataaacctctcaagccactcgggcatttagtaaaatagggcattcggcccaaaacatttatattcaacaaaatagagtcataaaactgagttatgcggtaaacaagtataaacatgactgagtatagattttcaatcgaaaacaatgagaggatggtaggaaacaacccctaagggtccaaacagctttggtgcaaggcccaaacatggcattcaacccaatttacagaaattctttctaaaacatataagtatcatatggtttcaacaaagtatgcaactttacagttgctacgggaagGACCAAGTCagaaatccccaatagtgcacgcccacacgcccgtcaccttgcatgtgcatcactaaaaatagtagaatgatacaaaatttggggtttcataccttcaggacgagatttacaatcgttacttacctcaaaccggtcaaatctctaacccgcaatgatttcgcctctagactcggcctccaaattctccgaatctattcacaatcagtacaataccttcaatacgcgctaatggaatgaattccacaagaaacactacaaaattagaccaaaatccgaaattggctcaaacccggcccccgggaccacatctcgaaatctaacaaaatttacaaaactagaaagctcattcactcacgagtctaaccatagcaaattcatcaaaatccgacatcgtttggtccttcaaatccttaaattatttttcaaatattccaagccctaacccctcatttttactaattaccatgattaaataatagaaaatcaccatatatacaagtattagggctcaagtaacttacctcaatgaaacccccttgattcacTCTTCAAAACTctcccaaaatctccaaataaaccgaatagaaatggtggaaatgaaccaaattcgcgaaaggctctatttatggtttctgcccaggtttttcgcacctgcggccattttctcgcacccgcacaaccgcacctgcggtccaagaagccacacctgcacaactcacttaatcacccagcttccgcacctgcggactcgcatctgcagtccctggtgcgcatctgcgaaaccagcccaaaatCCTCATCTCCACATCtgtgctcaaggcctcgcacctgcgggctcgcagatgcggccaattcttcgcacttgcgttcccagccttggcccagcgtcgtccgcacctgcgcactccccatgCGCACCAGCGTCGCTCGCACCTGTGCACTCCCCa is drawn from Nicotiana tomentosiformis chromosome 12, ASM39032v3, whole genome shotgun sequence and contains these coding sequences:
- the LOC138902357 gene encoding uncharacterized protein, which translates into the protein MSYDIKIWCVIKKENFLIFPKKDTDDEIIISPNPLDLDEYTEEQAIVIEVNAKAKNLLYNAISGEEYEKISSCETAKEIWDKLEVTYKGTNKINETRINLLVCDYELFQMKDGESVEEMFSRFSKILGDLKSLVNQPEAENKS